The Rhizobium sp. BG4 genomic sequence GGTAGAGGGCGCGCATCATGGCGTTGCTGCAGGCCGATGCGATGATCGCGTGGAATTCGAGATCGGCCTCGACATTGGCGAGCAGATCCTGCTTCGCCCAGCAATCCTCCATTTGCTTGGTCGCCGCTTCCATCGCCTGCAGTTGGTTGCCGGTGAGGCGACCGGCGGCGAGCGCCGCGATATTGCCCTCGAGCATGATGCGGGTCTGGAAGACATCGAAGACCGAGTAGCTGTCGGAGTAGCGCCAGGGCGCCATGCCGCTGTTTGCGGCGCCGCCACGCTCGGCGACGAAGGTTCCCCGGCCGGCTTCCGTCTTGATGAGGCCGAGCGTTTCAAGCGTCAGCAGCGCCTCGCGTAGCGATGCGCGGCTGATGCCGAGCTTGGTGGAAAACTCGCGCTGGGAGGGGATCTTCTCGCCGGCGGCGAGCTCTCCGCTCTGGATCATGTCCTGTATCAGGCGTGCCGCCGATTGTGGTACCAATGTCCTGTTGAGCATTCTTTCCATTCTCTCGGCGTGTCGGGTGAGGCCACCCGGATTGTCCCAGCATTTAAATCCATCAGTCGCTTGCAAATGACAAGAGAGCGTGCTTGATTTGGCCTGACTGGTCAGACCGGTTAGACCAATAGCAAAAATGCGCAATACAAAACAAGGGGAACCTAAATGCGTCGTTTTTCGATTTTGAAGACTGCCCTGCTGTCGGGCGTTCTGGCATTTGCCGGAATGGCAGCCCATGCCGCCGATCTCTCGGTCGGTGCCAATATCGGTAACGTCCCGTGGGAGTTTCAGGACGAGACCGGCAAGACCGTCGGCTTCGAGGTCGATCTCGTCACCGAGGTCGCCAAGCGCCTCAACAAGTCCGTCGAGTTCGTCAACATTCCGTTCAACGGGCTGTTCTCTGCCGTACAGTCGGGCCGTATCAACATGGCGGTGTCGTCGATCACCATCACCGAGAAGCGCCTGGAATCCGTCAGCTTTGCCCAGCCCTATTATGACAGCGATCAGTCGCTGACCGTCATGGCGGCAAGCGGCATCAAGGACCTGAAGGGCATGAGCGGCAAGGTCGTTGGCGTCGATACCGGCTCGACCGGCGACATGTGGGCAACCAACAATACCGCCAAGTACAGCCTCGGCGAAATCCGCCGCTTCGAGGGCCTGCAGCCGGCGATGCTCGATCTCGCCGCCGGCCGTATCGACGGCTATATCAGCGATATCCCGGCGCTTCAGTATTACGTCAAGGACAAGCCGGAGATCAAAGTCGTCGAGCGCATTCCGACCGGCGAAAAGTATTCGATCATGTTCAACAAGGGCGACCCGCTTGCCAAGCAGGTCAACGACGTGATCACGACGCTGAAGGGCGAAGGCTTCATCGCCAAGCTGCATGAAACATGGTTCGGCGCCAAGGCCGAAGACACGACCTCGACCGTGAAGGTCGAAGACATGCCTGCCGCAAAATAAGGCCGGATGGTCAAGGATACGGATGACGGGTTCGCCCGTCATCCGCCCCGAAACGGCTGATCGGTTTTTCAATGGATATTTTCACGACCTTCTTCAATCTGGCGGTGCTGGAGCGCTCCTTTCCGCTGCTCCTCTCCGGCCTGTGGATCACGCTCGAGCTCGGCCTCGTCAGCATCGTCGGCGGCCTCATCGGCGGTCTGATCCTAGCATTGCTGCGCCTTTACGGGCATCCGGTGATCCAGGCGCTTGCCAAGATCTATATCGACATCTTCCGCTCGATCCCGCTGCTCGTTCTGCTGATCGTCATCTACTATGCCCTGCCGTTCGTCGGTATCCGGCTTTCGCCCTTCGTCTCGGCAGTCAGCGCGCTGACGCTGGTCTCGACGGCTTACACGGCCGAGATTTTCCGCGCCGGTATCGAGGCGATCCCGCGCGGGCAGTTCGAGGCATCCGAGGCGCTCGGCCTTTCCTACCGGCACATGATGGCCGAGATCATCCTGCCGCAGGCGGTCAAGATCGTCATTCCGCCGCTCACCAACAACTGCATCAACGTCATGAAGGATACGGCGCTCGCCTCCGTGGTGGCGATGCCCGATCTTCTCAAGCAGGCAACCCAGGCCCAGGCGCTAACGGCCAACCGTCGCCGCTGATCGGCGCCGCGGTCATCTACATCGTCTTCCTCTGGCCGATGGTCATCATCGTCGCCCGGCTCGAAAAACGCTTCAGTGCGGGGAGGCGCAGATGAAAACCATCGTCAACATCCAGAAGCTCGACAAATCCTATGGCGATTTCCAGGTGCTGCACGGCATCGACCTGTCGATTGCCGAAGGTGAGGTGGTCTGTGTCATCGGCCCATCGGGCTCGGGCAAATCCACCCTGATCCGCTGCATCAATCACCTGGAAAGCTTCTCCAGCGAAAGCCGCATCGAAGTCGACGGCATCAAGGTCGAGCGCGGTCGCAACCTTGCCCGGGTGCGGGCCGAGGTCGGCATGGTCTTCCAGTCGTTCAACCTCTTCCCGCATCTGAGCGTCCTGAAGAACATCATGATCGCCCCGATGCGCGTGCGCGGCACGCCGCCTGACGAAGCGGCGCGCAAGGCGAGGGACCTGCTTGCACGCGTTGGTATCACCGAGCAGGCCGACAAGTATCCCGAGCAGCTGTCCGGCGGCCAGCAGCAGCGCGTAGCGATTGCCCGGGCGCTTGCGATGGAACCGCGCGTCCTGCTGTTCGACGAGCCGACATCGGCGCTCGACCCGGAAATGGTCGGCGAAGTTCTCGACGTCATGCGCAAGCTTGCCGGTACAGGTGTGACCATGATCGTCGTCACCCACGAGATGGGCTTTGCCCGGCAGGTCGCCGACCGCGTGATCTTCAT encodes the following:
- a CDS encoding amino acid ABC transporter ATP-binding protein, which gives rise to MKTIVNIQKLDKSYGDFQVLHGIDLSIAEGEVVCVIGPSGSGKSTLIRCINHLESFSSESRIEVDGIKVERGRNLARVRAEVGMVFQSFNLFPHLSVLKNIMIAPMRVRGTPPDEAARKARDLLARVGITEQADKYPEQLSGGQQQRVAIARALAMEPRVLLFDEPTSALDPEMVGEVLDVMRKLAGTGVTMIVVTHEMGFARQVADRVIFMDGGRIVEAGTPAEIFDNPREERTRSFLRAVLNH
- a CDS encoding transporter substrate-binding domain-containing protein, yielding MRRFSILKTALLSGVLAFAGMAAHAADLSVGANIGNVPWEFQDETGKTVGFEVDLVTEVAKRLNKSVEFVNIPFNGLFSAVQSGRINMAVSSITITEKRLESVSFAQPYYDSDQSLTVMAASGIKDLKGMSGKVVGVDTGSTGDMWATNNTAKYSLGEIRRFEGLQPAMLDLAAGRIDGYISDIPALQYYVKDKPEIKVVERIPTGEKYSIMFNKGDPLAKQVNDVITTLKGEGFIAKLHETWFGAKAEDTTSTVKVEDMPAAK
- a CDS encoding FadR/GntR family transcriptional regulator; translated protein: MLNRTLVPQSAARLIQDMIQSGELAAGEKIPSQREFSTKLGISRASLREALLTLETLGLIKTEAGRGTFVAERGGAANSGMAPWRYSDSYSVFDVFQTRIMLEGNIAALAAGRLTGNQLQAMEAATKQMEDCWAKQDLLANVEADLEFHAIIASACSNAMMRALYQVVREQLTETQRQPIPITEPARMKASIAEHRRIIAALRDNDAVRARQEMENHVLNTARCAGLNP